From the genome of Mycobacterium dioxanotrophicus, one region includes:
- the gatC gene encoding Asp-tRNA(Asn)/Glu-tRNA(Gln) amidotransferase subunit GatC, translating to MSQISRDEVAHLAHLARLALTDDELDSFAGQLDAILAHVGRIQSVDVTGVEATDNPLKDVNVTRPDVVEPCLTQDEALAAAPKAEDGRFAVPRILGEAE from the coding sequence GTGTCGCAGATCTCCCGAGACGAGGTTGCCCACCTGGCGCATCTGGCCCGGCTGGCGCTGACCGATGACGAGTTGGACAGTTTCGCCGGCCAGCTCGACGCCATCCTTGCCCACGTCGGCCGGATCCAGTCCGTCGACGTCACCGGCGTCGAGGCCACCGACAACCCACTCAAAGACGTCAACGTCACGCGGCCCGACGTCGTCGAGCCGTGCCTGACCCAGGACGAGGCGCTGGCCGCGGCGCCCAAGGCGGAGGACGGGCGGTTCGCGGTGCCGCGGATCCTGGGAGAAGCAGAATGA
- a CDS encoding ACT domain-containing protein: protein MPSYLLRVQLEDRPGRLGSLAVALGSVGADILSLDVVERSAGFAIDDLVVELPAGSMPDALITAAENLTGVYVDSIRPHTGLLEAHRELELIDHVAAATGRAARLQVLAEEAAPVLRVGWCTVLRATASGVERLAGSHGAPETHLPSAPWLPLQHAQTLNGTADWVPQLWRDMDTTLAAAPLGDHDTAVLLGRPGGPGFRPSEVARLGYLAGIVATILR, encoded by the coding sequence GTGCCTTCCTATCTGCTGCGGGTCCAGCTGGAGGATCGTCCAGGCCGCCTCGGTTCGTTGGCGGTCGCGCTGGGTTCCGTGGGTGCTGACATCCTGTCGCTCGACGTCGTCGAGCGCAGCGCGGGATTCGCGATCGACGATCTGGTGGTCGAGCTGCCCGCCGGGTCCATGCCCGACGCCCTGATCACCGCGGCCGAGAACTTGACCGGCGTCTACGTCGACAGCATTCGGCCGCACACCGGCCTGTTGGAGGCACACCGCGAACTCGAACTGATCGACCACGTCGCGGCCGCCACAGGACGCGCCGCACGGCTTCAGGTCCTCGCCGAGGAAGCGGCCCCCGTGCTGCGGGTCGGCTGGTGCACGGTGCTGCGGGCGACCGCATCCGGAGTCGAGCGACTGGCGGGCAGTCACGGCGCACCCGAAACCCATCTGCCGTCGGCACCCTGGCTGCCGCTGCAACACGCGCAGACGCTGAACGGCACCGCGGACTGGGTACCGCAGCTGTGGCGCGACATGGACACCACCCTGGCTGCCGCACCACTGGGTGACCACGACACCGCCGTGCTGCTGGGCCGCCCGGGCGGCCCCGGGTTCCGTCCGTCAGAGGTGGCCCGGCTGGGCTACCTGGCCGGCATCGTCGCGACGATCCTGCGGTAG
- a CDS encoding rhomboid family protein — protein MTDPNRPWGAFEGQQTPRYPNVPQSPGYSVPQYTAPAGGYGPPVLGAPPAQADRPGPKACPADPFFHTWSVVSVILGVCGVLVALTPRPAGWVGAVAGIFGVVAVLIAWLPRRRIPDGSATTAVAGIVVSILAIGVTAGMGFVYRDHRGGETATAATGVNATTADVLRNDLGVEIGSFSYNETTTLPSYGLTVTVTNKRDLPATFHLAIAGFEGDGSTQIAGSSDLVTLAGGASEEIIMFLPGRVSVEQAKRLKDGATFRVIGAESHYDRVTR, from the coding sequence ATGACTGATCCAAACAGGCCGTGGGGTGCCTTCGAGGGCCAGCAGACCCCCAGGTATCCGAATGTTCCGCAGTCCCCCGGATATTCAGTGCCGCAATACACCGCCCCCGCCGGCGGATACGGGCCGCCTGTGCTCGGCGCACCACCAGCACAAGCCGACAGACCCGGCCCGAAGGCCTGCCCCGCCGACCCGTTCTTCCACACGTGGTCGGTGGTGTCGGTGATTTTGGGTGTGTGTGGTGTGCTCGTGGCGCTCACCCCGCGGCCCGCCGGGTGGGTCGGGGCCGTGGCAGGGATCTTCGGGGTGGTCGCCGTGCTCATTGCCTGGCTTCCCAGACGCCGGATTCCGGACGGTTCGGCGACCACCGCCGTCGCGGGAATCGTGGTATCGATACTTGCCATCGGCGTGACAGCCGGGATGGGCTTCGTCTACCGGGATCACCGTGGAGGCGAAACGGCAACCGCTGCAACGGGTGTCAACGCCACCACAGCCGACGTCCTGCGCAATGACCTCGGTGTGGAGATCGGCTCGTTCTCGTATAACGAAACCACGACGCTACCGTCTTACGGTTTGACGGTCACCGTGACGAACAAGCGGGACCTCCCGGCCACATTCCACCTCGCCATTGCCGGCTTCGAGGGTGACGGCTCGACCCAGATCGCCGGCAGCAGCGATTTGGTCACGCTCGCAGGCGGCGCATCCGAGGAGATCATCATGTTTCTGCCGGGGAGGGTATCGGTCGAGCAGGCCAAACGATTGAAGGACGGCGCGACGTTCCGGGTGATCGGCGCGGAGTCGCACTACGACAGGGTGACTCGCTGA
- a CDS encoding vWA domain-containing protein yields MTFDPIFAPIALFGLGALLIVIRMVALYRVLVRTGTGQYRRVVLRWAGLTLAVLMLVFAAARPGFDLNDDHPAEQPKGASAVDPNLNVFFVVDRSVNMRVQDFGDRQSRMTGVRADISSLINEYPRARFGLVSFASKAAVDWPLSDDAWSLQSLVHGLSPYTLVAPDAMYQADPTAARDELSKQLDAAAGRFKDSRSLVFYFGSGDAGSRASSASFGLPDKAVSGGAVLGYGTSAGGPVPQGWVGATKVYQNDAATGAPLNSSLDEATLKKIAGELGVPYFHREAGQAITAVLPAVDPVAGSDDENPLHASKLVERRELYWLFTMLAAALVLGEIVLTIREFRRNRMSRKDVTA; encoded by the coding sequence ATGACCTTCGACCCGATCTTCGCGCCGATCGCACTGTTCGGTCTGGGCGCGCTTCTCATCGTCATCCGCATGGTCGCGTTGTATCGCGTGCTGGTCCGCACCGGGACCGGTCAGTACCGCAGGGTCGTGTTGCGGTGGGCCGGACTGACGCTGGCGGTTCTGATGCTGGTGTTCGCGGCGGCCCGGCCCGGGTTCGATCTGAACGATGACCACCCGGCCGAACAGCCCAAGGGTGCCTCGGCGGTCGACCCCAACCTCAACGTGTTCTTCGTGGTCGACCGCTCGGTGAACATGCGCGTCCAGGATTTCGGTGACCGCCAATCGCGGATGACCGGAGTGCGCGCCGACATTTCGTCGTTGATCAACGAGTACCCGCGGGCCAGGTTCGGCCTGGTTTCGTTCGCGTCGAAAGCCGCTGTGGACTGGCCTCTTTCGGATGACGCCTGGAGCCTGCAGTCGCTGGTGCACGGCTTGTCGCCCTACACGCTGGTGGCGCCCGACGCCATGTACCAGGCCGATCCGACCGCTGCGCGTGACGAGCTGAGTAAGCAGCTGGACGCGGCGGCCGGCCGATTCAAGGACTCCAGGAGCCTGGTCTTCTACTTCGGCTCGGGCGACGCGGGCAGCCGCGCCTCGTCCGCGTCGTTCGGCCTGCCCGACAAGGCCGTCAGTGGCGGTGCGGTACTGGGCTACGGCACGTCCGCCGGGGGCCCGGTCCCACAGGGCTGGGTCGGTGCCACCAAGGTCTATCAGAACGATGCGGCCACCGGCGCGCCGCTGAACTCCTCCCTCGACGAGGCCACGCTGAAGAAGATCGCCGGAGAGCTCGGCGTCCCCTATTTTCACCGCGAGGCGGGCCAGGCCATCACCGCCGTGCTGCCCGCGGTGGATCCGGTAGCCGGGTCCGATGACGAGAACCCGTTGCACGCTTCCAAACTCGTCGAACGTCGAGAACTGTACTGGCTGTTCACAATGCTGGCCGCCGCGCTGGTACTCGGGGAGATCGTGCTGACCATCCGGGAGTTCCGGCGTAACCGGATGTCGCGCAAGGACGTCACCGCATGA
- a CDS encoding DUF58 domain-containing protein, translated as MGKYLNRAKQYFGTDARGLLEGGRYALLHTRTLELDDLRPYVPGDDVRDIDWKASARAGSVLIKRFVSERHHKILLVADAGRNMTALTPTGEVKREVATNVLGAIGLIAVGRSDEVGMVYGDARGSANIRNRRGETHIESILEHYYNHSLGEVGASDIVAQLEFVAHAHRRRLLVIVVSDEPEVSPRLDAALKALAGQHEIIWLMVTDMPAVGADEGEHDGFDVATGRFVLNGATLGPRVVAAYRAAEQARIAQLDSFLSSHEVCFARIVASAEIRDRIVDMNEVFGNAG; from the coding sequence ATGGGCAAGTACCTCAACCGGGCCAAGCAGTACTTCGGTACCGACGCCAGGGGCCTGCTGGAGGGCGGCCGCTACGCACTGCTGCACACCAGGACACTCGAACTCGACGACCTGCGGCCGTATGTGCCCGGCGACGACGTCCGTGACATCGACTGGAAGGCCTCCGCACGCGCCGGTTCGGTGCTCATCAAGCGGTTCGTCTCGGAACGGCACCACAAGATCCTGTTGGTCGCCGACGCCGGCCGCAACATGACCGCCCTGACGCCGACGGGCGAGGTGAAACGCGAGGTCGCGACCAATGTGCTCGGCGCCATCGGTCTCATCGCGGTGGGCCGCAGCGACGAGGTCGGGATGGTGTACGGCGATGCGCGGGGTTCGGCGAACATCCGCAACCGGCGCGGGGAGACCCACATCGAGAGCATCCTCGAGCACTACTACAACCACAGCCTCGGTGAGGTCGGCGCGAGCGACATCGTCGCGCAGTTGGAGTTCGTCGCACACGCGCATCGCAGACGGTTGCTGGTGATCGTCGTCTCTGACGAACCCGAGGTCAGCCCCCGCCTCGACGCGGCACTCAAAGCGCTTGCCGGGCAACACGAAATCATTTGGCTGATGGTCACCGACATGCCTGCGGTCGGGGCCGACGAGGGGGAACACGACGGGTTCGATGTGGCCACCGGGCGGTTCGTGCTCAACGGAGCCACCCTCGGGCCGCGCGTGGTGGCTGCCTACCGGGCCGCCGAGCAGGCTCGCATCGCCCAGTTGGACAGCTTCCTGTCCTCACACGAGGTCTGCTTCGCCCGCATCGTCGCCAGCGCCGAGATCCGGGACCGGATCGTCGACATGAACGAGGTGTTCGGCAATGCCGGATGA
- a CDS encoding AAA family ATPase translates to MTTVARVQPNQHEMESAHRIVGAISQVFSTKVVGQENLRESLLIGLLTGGHILLESVPGLAKTTAARVVADAISGGFNRIQCTPDLLPSDIIGTQIYDSSSGQFVTQLGPVHSNIVLLDEINRSSAKTQSAMLEAMEERQTTIAGTLHPIPEPFLVIATQNPVDQEGTYPLSEAQTDRFMLKEVLRYPTPQEEAEVIFRIDAGVYDRQEKPRPVVGLDDMRRLQSVVRSVHLDPVLVHYITQLIHVTRNPQQFLPPQLAKLVQYGASPRATIAFSRAARASAVLQGRNHVLPEDIQKLAYRVLRHRLILGFEATRLGVTPETVIDAVLQSVRVP, encoded by the coding sequence ATGACGACAGTCGCGCGCGTGCAACCGAATCAGCACGAGATGGAAAGTGCCCATCGCATTGTCGGCGCGATTTCGCAGGTGTTCTCGACCAAGGTGGTCGGTCAGGAAAACCTGCGGGAATCGTTGCTGATCGGCCTGCTCACGGGCGGTCACATCCTGCTGGAGAGCGTTCCGGGGCTGGCGAAGACCACCGCGGCGCGCGTTGTCGCCGACGCGATCTCGGGTGGCTTCAACCGAATCCAGTGCACGCCGGATCTGTTGCCAAGCGACATCATCGGCACGCAGATCTACGACTCGTCGTCCGGTCAGTTCGTCACGCAGCTGGGGCCGGTGCACAGCAATATCGTGCTGCTCGACGAGATCAACCGCTCCAGCGCCAAGACACAGAGCGCCATGCTGGAGGCGATGGAGGAGCGGCAGACGACCATCGCGGGCACGCTCCACCCGATCCCGGAGCCCTTTCTCGTCATCGCGACCCAGAACCCCGTGGACCAGGAAGGCACCTATCCGCTCTCGGAAGCGCAGACCGACCGCTTCATGCTCAAGGAAGTTCTGCGGTACCCGACCCCTCAGGAAGAGGCCGAGGTCATCTTCCGGATCGACGCGGGTGTCTACGATCGCCAGGAGAAGCCGAGACCCGTTGTCGGACTGGACGATATGCGGCGCCTGCAGAGCGTGGTGCGCAGCGTGCACCTGGATCCCGTGCTGGTGCACTACATCACCCAGCTCATCCACGTGACCCGTAACCCCCAGCAGTTCCTGCCGCCGCAACTGGCGAAGCTCGTGCAGTACGGTGCCAGCCCGCGTGCCACCATCGCGTTCAGCCGTGCGGCGCGGGCCTCTGCGGTGCTGCAGGGCCGCAATCATGTGCTGCCCGAAGACATTCAGAAGCTCGCGTACCGCGTGCTGCGACACCGGTTGATCCTCGGATTCGAAGCGACGCGGCTGGGCGTGACACCCGAAACGGTCATCGACGCGGTGCTGCAGTCGGTTCGCGTGCCCTGA
- a CDS encoding DUF4878 domain-containing protein: MTNWSGGEGGYGGPSPIGGQGDQGGADPSGGWQPPQQMPPQQPPAAQPWGAQQQPAWGAQGQPGWPQPGTPPQVGPPQFDSQFAGFPPPGGKRNRKALIITIGAGAAVLLVIVIVAVVALVGRGGGGASSDSAGKTVQGYLEALAKGDAEAALSFGADQPASKELLTDEILKSQVEKMPISNIRILGDDSNNGIGFGSVHVTANFGDQVSDTTFMMKKSGNKWKLDSAAVRLDYSTQASSKAVSTLTAFGKPIGSSVVYVFPGYVDWGSNNSNLKVEGKPLLLDSLTGYAGANRPDFSLSDSAKNSITANIKSLLDGCARSKSTSPPNCPQHLYEYGAVDGTVDWQAPAPDGAQITFSEYSLSANVTLSGSFGYSVQGRDGGRITGTDSFTLFGDADLSQTPPTVKWS, encoded by the coding sequence GTGACGAACTGGTCAGGCGGTGAAGGCGGCTACGGCGGACCGAGCCCGATCGGCGGCCAGGGCGATCAGGGCGGTGCGGACCCGTCGGGTGGTTGGCAGCCGCCTCAGCAGATGCCGCCGCAGCAGCCACCTGCCGCGCAACCCTGGGGCGCCCAGCAACAGCCGGCGTGGGGCGCTCAAGGGCAGCCCGGCTGGCCGCAACCAGGCACCCCACCGCAGGTCGGGCCACCGCAGTTCGACTCGCAGTTCGCGGGCTTCCCGCCACCCGGGGGCAAGCGCAACCGCAAGGCCCTGATCATCACGATCGGTGCGGGCGCGGCAGTACTTCTGGTGATCGTGATCGTCGCCGTCGTCGCCCTGGTCGGACGCGGTGGCGGCGGCGCCTCCAGCGATTCCGCGGGCAAGACGGTGCAGGGCTACCTCGAGGCGCTCGCCAAGGGCGACGCGGAAGCGGCGCTGAGCTTCGGCGCCGACCAGCCGGCCTCCAAAGAATTGCTCACCGACGAGATCCTCAAGTCTCAGGTCGAGAAGATGCCGATCTCCAATATCCGCATCCTGGGCGATGATTCGAACAACGGCATCGGATTCGGCTCGGTGCACGTGACCGCCAACTTCGGTGATCAGGTGTCCGACACCACGTTCATGATGAAGAAGTCGGGCAACAAATGGAAGCTCGACTCCGCTGCGGTCCGGCTGGATTACTCGACGCAGGCCAGCAGCAAGGCCGTGAGCACCCTGACCGCGTTCGGCAAGCCGATCGGCAGCTCGGTGGTCTACGTGTTCCCCGGCTACGTGGACTGGGGCTCCAACAACAGCAATCTGAAGGTCGAGGGCAAGCCGCTGCTGCTCGACTCCCTGACCGGCTACGCAGGCGCCAACCGTCCCGACTTCTCGTTGAGCGATTCGGCGAAGAACAGCATCACCGCGAACATCAAGAGCCTGCTGGACGGCTGCGCCCGCTCGAAGTCGACGTCGCCGCCGAATTGCCCGCAGCACCTCTATGAATACGGCGCCGTCGACGGCACGGTGGATTGGCAGGCCCCGGCACCGGACGGCGCGCAGATCACGTTCTCCGAATACTCGTTGTCGGCCAACGTCACGTTGTCCGGCAGCTTCGGTTATTCGGTGCAGGGCCGTGACGGCGGACGGATTACCGGCACCGACTCCTTCACGCTGTTCGGTGACGCAGACCTGAGCCAGACCCCGCCGACGGTCAAGTGGAGCTGA
- the ligA gene encoding NAD-dependent DNA ligase LigA has protein sequence MTSSDVEDADLRRRWQELADEVREHQFRYYVRDAPVISDAEFDAMLRELQGLEDAHPELRTPDSPTQLVGGAGFATDFTPAEHLERMLSLDNVFDSDELSAWAARISGETGDAAHYLCELKIDGVALALVYRDGRLVRAATRGDGRTGEDVTLNARTIDDIPERLTPSDEFPVPAVLEVRGEVFFRVADFEDLNAGLVAEGKPPFANPRNSAAGSLRQKNPAVTARRRLRMICHGLGYSEGFSPASLHDAYRALGQWGLPVSAHTTKVSGVAAVAERIAYWGEHRHDVDHEIDGLVVKVDEVALQRRLGSTSRAPRWAVAYKYPPEEATTKLLDIRVSVGRTGRVTPFAYMEPVKVAGSTVGLATLHNATEVKRKGVLIGDTVVIRKAGDVIPEVLGPVVDLRDGSEREFVMPTNCPECGTRLAPAKEGDADIRCPNTRSCPAQLRERVFHVAGRGAFDIEGLGYEAATALLAGGVITDEGDLFTLTADDLLRTALFTTKAGELSANGKRLLANLDKAKAQPLWRVLVALSIRHVGPTAARALATEFGSLDAIVEASEEQLAAVEGVGPTIAAAVVEWFTVDWHRAIVDKWRAAGVRMADERDASVERTLEGLSIVVTGSLPGFSRDQAKEAIIARGGKAASSVSKKTAYVVAGDAPGSKYDKAVELGVPILDEDGFRTLLAEGPA, from the coding sequence GTGACCTCGAGCGACGTGGAAGACGCTGACCTGCGGCGACGTTGGCAGGAACTGGCCGACGAGGTACGTGAGCACCAGTTCCGGTATTACGTCAGGGACGCGCCGGTCATCTCCGACGCGGAGTTCGACGCGATGTTGCGCGAGTTGCAGGGGCTCGAGGATGCCCACCCTGAGCTGCGGACCCCGGATTCACCGACCCAGCTGGTCGGTGGCGCGGGTTTCGCCACCGACTTCACGCCGGCCGAGCATCTGGAGCGCATGCTGTCGCTGGACAACGTGTTCGACTCCGATGAGCTGTCGGCGTGGGCGGCCCGGATCAGCGGCGAGACCGGCGACGCCGCCCACTACCTGTGCGAGCTGAAGATCGACGGGGTGGCACTGGCGCTCGTCTACCGTGACGGCCGGCTGGTGCGCGCCGCCACCCGCGGCGACGGGCGCACCGGTGAGGACGTGACGCTCAACGCCCGCACCATCGACGACATCCCCGAGCGGCTCACCCCGTCCGACGAGTTCCCGGTGCCCGCAGTGCTCGAGGTGCGCGGCGAGGTGTTCTTCCGGGTCGCAGATTTCGAGGACCTCAATGCCGGTTTGGTGGCCGAGGGCAAGCCGCCGTTCGCCAACCCCCGCAACAGCGCGGCGGGCTCGCTGCGGCAGAAGAATCCGGCGGTCACGGCGCGGCGCCGGTTGCGGATGATCTGCCACGGCCTGGGCTACTCGGAGGGATTCAGCCCGGCTTCGCTGCACGACGCCTACCGCGCGCTGGGACAGTGGGGGCTACCGGTGTCGGCGCACACCACCAAGGTGTCCGGGGTCGCCGCGGTGGCCGAGCGCATCGCCTACTGGGGTGAACACCGCCACGACGTCGATCACGAAATCGACGGGCTGGTGGTCAAAGTCGACGAGGTGGCGCTGCAACGCAGGCTCGGCTCCACCTCGCGCGCCCCGCGCTGGGCCGTGGCCTACAAGTACCCGCCCGAGGAGGCCACCACCAAGCTGCTCGACATCCGGGTCAGCGTGGGCCGCACCGGTCGGGTCACGCCATTCGCGTACATGGAGCCGGTCAAGGTCGCCGGTTCGACGGTCGGTCTCGCGACACTGCACAACGCCACCGAGGTGAAACGCAAGGGTGTGCTGATCGGCGACACGGTCGTGATCCGTAAGGCCGGCGACGTCATCCCCGAGGTGCTCGGTCCCGTCGTGGACCTGAGGGACGGGTCTGAACGCGAATTCGTCATGCCCACAAACTGTCCCGAATGCGGCACCCGGCTCGCCCCGGCCAAGGAAGGCGACGCCGACATCCGCTGCCCCAACACCCGCAGCTGCCCGGCGCAGTTGCGCGAGCGGGTGTTTCACGTCGCGGGCCGTGGTGCGTTCGACATCGAGGGGCTCGGTTACGAGGCGGCGACGGCGCTTCTGGCCGGTGGCGTCATCACCGACGAGGGTGACCTGTTCACGCTGACCGCCGACGATCTGCTGCGCACCGCCTTGTTCACCACCAAGGCGGGCGAGCTGTCCGCCAACGGAAAGCGGCTGTTGGCCAACCTCGACAAGGCCAAGGCCCAACCGTTGTGGCGGGTTCTGGTGGCGCTGTCCATTCGCCACGTGGGCCCCACCGCGGCACGCGCGTTGGCCACTGAGTTCGGCAGCTTGGACGCCATCGTCGAAGCATCCGAGGAACAGCTCGCCGCGGTCGAGGGCGTCGGGCCGACCATCGCCGCCGCGGTGGTCGAGTGGTTCACCGTCGACTGGCACCGCGCGATCGTCGACAAATGGCGCGCGGCCGGGGTGCGGATGGCCGATGAACGCGACGCAAGTGTCGAGCGCACGCTGGAGGGCCTGTCCATCGTGGTCACCGGGTCGCTGCCCGGTTTCTCCCGCGACCAGGCCAAGGAAGCCATCATCGCTCGCGGTGGCAAAGCCGCCAGCTCCGTGTCGAAGAAAACGGCCTATGTCGTCGCCGGTGACGCGCCCGGGTCGAAATATGACAAGGCGGTCGAACTCGGGGTGCCCATCCTCGACGAGGACGGATTCCGGACGTTGCTCGCAGAAGGGCCCGCCTGA
- a CDS encoding MmcQ/YjbR family DNA-binding protein, producing MPHPIMFSDDDQGLAELRTIALDFPGAFEKVSWGRPVFCAPKMFAMYGGNVKGTGEMRPMPYSLLIKVDDSDRRALEQDRRFFFPAYMGPFGWLGLDFTAAKVDWDEVTELLDASFRLIAPKKLIKQLDER from the coding sequence ATGCCGCATCCGATCATGTTCAGTGACGATGATCAGGGACTGGCCGAGCTTCGCACCATCGCACTCGATTTCCCCGGGGCGTTCGAGAAGGTCTCGTGGGGTAGGCCGGTGTTCTGTGCGCCGAAAATGTTCGCGATGTACGGCGGCAACGTCAAGGGCACCGGAGAGATGCGCCCGATGCCGTACTCCCTGCTGATCAAAGTCGATGACAGCGACCGCCGCGCGCTGGAGCAGGATCGCCGGTTCTTCTTCCCGGCCTACATGGGGCCCTTCGGCTGGTTGGGCCTGGATTTCACTGCGGCGAAGGTGGATTGGGACGAGGTGACCGAGCTTCTCGACGCCTCGTTCCGTTTGATCGCGCCGAAGAAACTCATCAAACAACTCGACGAACGCTGA
- a CDS encoding 4-coumarate--CoA ligase family protein yields the protein MSFASPFADVEIPTVNVYEYLFADLTAEDAGRVALVDTKTGTETTYGELVDRIDAFAGALAARGIGVGDVVALLSPNSSAFAVAFHGILRAGATATTINALFTAKDIAKQLTDSKARLLVTVDALLPHAGEGAAAAGLTEDQVVVLDGAGLPDGHAAPEVSFDPASHLAALPYSSGTTANPKGVMLTHGNLTANVAQIRPLQGMQADDRLLAVLPFFHIYGMTVLLNAALHARARLIVMPSFDLAEFLGNIQNHKCTYAYIAPPVAVALAKHPLVDSYDLSSLKGIMSGAASLDAELGHAVANRLGCTVVQGYGMSELSPVSHITPTDGGLATIGTVAPLDSCGWTVPNAESKLVDPDTGAEIGIPAEGLSATGELWFRGPNVMAGYLGNEQATRETVDADGFLHTGDLAQVDATGCVYIVDRLKELIKYKGYQVPPAELESVLLTHPGIADAAVIGVHDDATGEEIPKAFVVKQPGAELTGDEVIAFVAGQVAPYKKVRQVEFIDAVPKSSAGKILRRELRARS from the coding sequence ATGAGTTTTGCGAGTCCCTTTGCCGACGTCGAGATTCCGACGGTCAACGTCTACGAGTACCTGTTCGCCGATCTGACCGCCGAGGATGCCGGCCGCGTCGCGCTCGTGGACACCAAAACCGGCACCGAAACCACCTACGGGGAGCTGGTCGACCGCATCGACGCGTTCGCGGGTGCGCTGGCGGCGCGCGGCATCGGTGTCGGCGATGTGGTTGCGCTGTTGTCCCCGAACAGTTCCGCGTTCGCCGTGGCGTTTCACGGCATCCTGCGCGCAGGTGCGACGGCGACCACCATCAACGCCCTGTTCACCGCGAAAGACATCGCCAAGCAGCTGACCGATTCGAAGGCCCGGTTGTTGGTGACGGTCGATGCGCTTCTGCCCCATGCCGGCGAAGGGGCCGCGGCGGCGGGCCTGACAGAAGATCAGGTGGTGGTGCTCGACGGCGCCGGGCTGCCCGACGGGCATGCCGCACCGGAGGTCAGCTTCGACCCGGCCTCGCATCTGGCGGCGCTGCCGTACAGCTCGGGAACGACGGCAAATCCCAAGGGCGTCATGCTCACTCATGGCAACTTGACCGCCAACGTCGCGCAGATCCGGCCGCTGCAGGGCATGCAGGCCGACGACCGCCTGTTGGCCGTCCTGCCGTTCTTTCACATCTACGGCATGACGGTGCTGCTCAACGCGGCCCTGCACGCCCGGGCCCGGCTGATCGTCATGCCGTCCTTCGATCTCGCCGAGTTTCTCGGCAATATCCAGAATCACAAGTGCACCTACGCCTACATCGCTCCGCCGGTGGCGGTCGCTCTGGCCAAGCACCCGCTCGTCGACTCCTACGACCTGTCCTCGCTCAAGGGCATCATGTCGGGCGCTGCGTCGCTGGACGCCGAGCTCGGTCATGCGGTGGCCAACCGCTTGGGCTGCACCGTCGTTCAGGGCTACGGCATGAGCGAGTTGAGCCCGGTCAGCCACATCACCCCGACCGACGGCGGGCTGGCCACGATCGGCACCGTCGCGCCGTTGGACTCGTGCGGCTGGACCGTGCCCAACGCCGAGAGCAAGCTGGTCGACCCGGACACCGGTGCCGAAATCGGTATTCCGGCAGAGGGTTTGAGCGCCACCGGCGAACTGTGGTTCAGAGGCCCGAACGTGATGGCCGGGTACCTGGGCAACGAGCAGGCCACCCGCGAGACCGTCGACGCCGATGGCTTCCTGCACACCGGCGACCTCGCACAGGTGGATGCGACGGGCTGCGTCTACATCGTCGACCGGCTCAAAGAGCTCATCAAGTACAAGGGCTACCAGGTGCCGCCCGCCGAGCTGGAGTCCGTGCTGCTGACCCACCCGGGTATCGCCGACGCCGCGGTGATCGGCGTGCACGACGACGCGACGGGCGAGGAGATCCCGAAGGCGTTCGTGGTCAAGCAACCTGGGGCGGAGCTGACCGGCGACGAGGTGATCGCGTTCGTCGCCGGCCAGGTGGCCCCGTACAAGAAGGTGCGTCAGGTCGAGTTCATCGACGCGGTGCCGAAGTCGTCGGCAGGCAAGATCCTGCGCCGGGAGTTGCGTGCCCGCTCGTAA
- a CDS encoding ArsR/SmtB family transcription factor, whose translation MSSAGVDERAPLFDALGDPNRLRIVTRLCDGGPCSTVQLTQVIPVTRQAATKHLLLLEAVGLVTSDRKGRERIWRIQPEPLAEASDYLSALSKRWDRAIDRLRAFVEEPQ comes from the coding sequence GTGAGCAGCGCCGGCGTCGACGAGCGGGCGCCATTGTTTGACGCCCTCGGCGATCCCAACCGCCTGCGCATCGTCACCCGGCTCTGCGACGGCGGCCCATGCTCGACCGTGCAGCTGACGCAGGTGATTCCGGTGACCCGCCAGGCGGCGACCAAACATCTGCTGTTACTGGAGGCGGTGGGTCTGGTGACCAGCGATCGCAAAGGGCGCGAACGTATTTGGCGCATCCAGCCCGAGCCGTTGGCCGAGGCCAGCGATTACCTGTCCGCACTGTCCAAGCGGTGGGACCGGGCCATCGACCGGTTGCGCGCGTTTGTGGAGGAGCCGCAGTGA